The following coding sequences lie in one Notolabrus celidotus isolate fNotCel1 chromosome 20, fNotCel1.pri, whole genome shotgun sequence genomic window:
- the LOC117831912 gene encoding retinol dehydrogenase 8, whose translation MGTRRVLITGCSSGIGLAVAARLAKDELRRFKVVATMRDLEKRGPLEKAAGVSLNKTLEIKQLDACCEASIRDCVNSLPDRRVDVLVNNAGVGMIGPLECQSIPDMKELFDTNFFGLARLVKELLPDMKRRKSGHIVVMSSVMGIQGLLFNDVYSASKFAVEGFCESLAVQAMKFNIKTTLVEPGPVVTEFERKVYEDAEKMDLTGADEETAKIFREVYLPYSKKIFASLGQTPEEVAEQTLKVITAKEPPLRHQTNRLYMPLTALKHADPTGRLPLDTFYKMTFNHDRVFSASLGVLRLLQGKSKKI comes from the exons ATGGGAACCAGGAGGGTGCTAATAACAGGATGCTCCTCTGGCATTGGCTTAGCTGTAGCTGCGCGTCTAGCCAAGGATGAGCTAAGACGGTTTAAAG TGGTAGCCACGATGAGGGACCTCGAGAAACGGGGGCCCTTGGAAAAAGCAGCAGGTGTCTCCCTAAACAAAACCCTGGAGATCAAACAGCTGGATGCCTGTTGTGAAGCCTCCATCAGAGATTGTGTCAACAGCCTGCCAGACAGACGGGTGGATGTTCTTG TGAACAATGCTGGGGTTGGAATGATTGGACCTCTGGAGTGCCAAAGTATCCCTGACATGAAGGAGCTCTTCGACACAAACTTCTTTGGCCTGGCACGGCTGGTGAAGGAGTTGCTTCCTGACATGAAGCGCAGGAAGAGCGGCCATATTGTGGTGATGAGCAGTGTCATGGGAATTCAGG GGCTGCTTTTCAATGATGTTTACTCCGCCTCCAAATTTGCTGTGGAAGGATTCTGTGAAAGTCTGGCAGTACAAGCGATGAAGTTTAACATCAA GACGACTCTAGTGGAGCCTGGCCCTGTAGTGACAGAGTTTGAAAGGAAAGTGTATGAGGATGCCGAAAAGATGGACCTAACAGGGGCAGACGAGGAAACTGCCAAAATCTTCCGTGAAGTCTACCTCCCGTACTCCAAAAAGATTTTTGCCTCACTAGGCCAGACACCTGAGGAAGTGGCGGAG CAAACTCTTAAAGTGATAACAGCCAAGGAGCCCCCTCTGCGTCATCAGACCAACCGCCTCTACATGCCCCTGACAGCCCTGAAGCATGCAGACCCAACTGGCCGTCTGCCTCTGGACACCTTCTATAAGATGACCTTTAATCATGACCGAGTGTTCAGTGCTTCTCTTGGAGTGCTGCGCCTACTGCAAGGGAAATCAAAGAAGATATAA